A single window of Nostoc sp. C052 DNA harbors:
- a CDS encoding relaxase/mobilization nuclease domain-containing protein, with translation MRIMIKEYALSDFEIINQLMQTLTINSGNLVNIHAPAWVINTFHVLSKQRPRLKKVGIYVQITLKGFPINLSPDVSSQILNEYIQGIGWDDLQYVTFLKFHQDSLEFHLIFNRVMPSGEVIDLNCLGATSQQYDVLQKSLINLIKTESSSGVTYV, from the coding sequence ATGAGAATAATGATTAAGGAATATGCTCTCTCTGATTTTGAGATAATTAATCAACTAATGCAGACATTGACTATTAACTCTGGCAATCTCGTTAACATTCATGCTCCCGCTTGGGTCATTAATACTTTTCACGTTTTAAGTAAACAAAGACCAAGATTAAAAAAGGTCGGAATTTATGTTCAAATTACTTTGAAAGGTTTCCCGATTAATTTATCACCGGATGTTTCTTCACAAATTCTCAATGAATATATTCAAGGCATCGGCTGGGATGATTTGCAATATGTCACTTTCCTGAAATTTCATCAAGACTCTTTAGAATTCCATCTTATTTTTAATCGGGTGATGCCATCGGGGGAAGTGATTGACTTAAATTGCCTCGGTGCTACATCACAGCAATATGACGTTTTACAAAAGTCTTTAATCAATCTTATTAAAACCGAATCCAGCAGTGGGGTGACTTATGTTTGA